From Tursiops truncatus isolate mTurTru1 chromosome 13, mTurTru1.mat.Y, whole genome shotgun sequence:
gacttgaacatCATTTTGTTAGACCCCAAAATCTGTGCCCTCAATCTTGTGCCCTTCATAGCACCCAGTACAGAGGGGGCTGACCTTTCTGGGTGATACGGCCTTCAAGGTCCTCCTTATTCTTACTTGGCCCTCCATTCCCCAGCTGGGTCCCCAACAGCAGCCACAAACCCATCAAGCTAAGCTGTCTTCCAAGCCTTTGCTCCTTCTGCCCCTCCAACTAGATCGGGTCTCTCCACAAAGCCTTCCTGAGTCCTCGCTGGCTTCGAATCTGATCTCTGGCACTCggcagctgtgtggctttgggcaagtggctctacctctctgagtctcatccCTCCTCAGTAAAGTGAGGACAACTGTGAGAGCCAGATGTGTCTGGTGCAAATATCATCAAGTTTggtttaagaaattattttaagataaaatcagGCTGGCATTTTAGAAACCATCATAATTCTAACTAACATGTGAGAGGTTGGATTGAGCCTAGAAGCTGAGGGATCCATGAGTGAGTTACAGTCACTCAAAGAATGATGAATAATTGCTCTCTGCCCCGAATTACATGAAGTGCAAGGAAAGCtattgaataaatggaaaagaatttgagaaagaatagatatatatgtatcaatatatgtatacttgaatcaccttgctgtatcacctgaaacacaacatttaaatcaactatactccaattaaaaaaacaaaaaacaaaacaaaacaaaaaaaaacaaacaaggaaaggTACTGGAAATTATCCAGGCTCTGCCCCAGACACTGTGCCTGGGACTGCGTATTGCTGAAGGGTGCTATGTCAGGGAATCGAGTGATATATGAATCCTGCCCCAGAACACAGCTGTTGGTCACCACAGGAGTCTCAGCTGCAAGATTTTGAATCCCACAGATACCAGCCAGTGCCAGGGGGAGCgtaaggggagagagggaaatcCAGAGGGCGTGAGCGTTCACAAGGCCAAGTAGAAAGATCAATGAGATGTCCAAAGGGAAAGGCACTGCCCTTTCTGGCCACCTGTTCGGGAGGCTGAGGGGTGATACCAGGATGGACAGTGGCCCTCCCTACTCACAGGCAAATGAGATGACTGTCAACTCGCTGAGGACAGCCTCTTCAGAAAAGATTTGAGTTTATCTCCTGGCCCCAGATAGAGCAGTTGATGGCTCTGGGCCCTTGAGGACTTATGGGATAGATTTACTGAAAGAACTCAAGTAGCTGCCCTTTGTGGGAGCTGGAGATGGGAGCAAAGTGCTAAGGGCTTTGCAGGTATCTCCTCATGTTATCCTCACAATAGTCTCCAGATAGGTGCTGTCATCCTCATCATGTGAGTGAGGACCCGGCCAAAGGGAACTGGGCCAATCCAAGACACCAATAAAGGATGAGAAAACCGAGCATCTGAGGGACAGGACAGGGCTGTGTGGGATGGGAGCCAAGATAAGGAAAAGTGGAACAGAATGATGTGGAGAGAAGAGTCAGGATTGGACTCTGAGAAGCCTCAAAGGGCCAAATGAACAGCTTTATCCTGCAAACCTGCAGCCACCAAACTTGCTCATGGACCCCATCAGTGGACGATATAGGAACATTGGCCTGTTTATTAATTGTATACAAGGACCACTGCActcataatatattataaatgtatacaaaGATAGAAATTAAGAAGTGACATAAAAGTTAATATAACTAGAAGATCTAATATTATCTTCCCGCACCCCAGTAGATTGTCTTGCccacaaataaaaagttttaataaaaaagaataaggaggCAAACACATTTCTATGCACCATGTAGAGGGAGTTGAAGGGCTACCCCCCAGACGGAGTCATTGATGTTGATAAGTAATAATAGCTGCTATTTGCTGAGGGTCTTCTGTGCACCAGGCATGTGCTGGATCACAAGGGTGCCCCAGGCCAGATGAGCTCCCAGCTGTGGCCATCGAGGGCGCTTGGCAGGTCCAGGGGTACAGCTATCCTGACATCCCTCTGTCCGTATCCCCCTCCAGGTGCCATGTTTCTGAAACTCCTATTGCTCCTGGCCCTGCTGGGCCCTGGAAGCAGCCTCCAGCTGTGGGAGACCTGGGAGGATGGAACCAAGGaggccccaggccccctgcttGTCCGTGGCCGGAGAGAAGTGGATGAGGACGACTCCGACATATATGACTATGACATACAGACGGACCCTCCAGAAATGCTTAACTATAGCACCGAGGCCCCCAAGCTTCTGCCTGTGATGGGAACATTGGAGCAGAGAGAGTCTGCAGGGCCTTTAACACCTGAGCCAACCACTCTGGAGGTGGCCAGAAGGGACCCTGCTGTCCTGGATGCAGGAGGGGCAGCCACTGGGAATGTGAGCATGGAACCGGTCATACTGGTCACTCTGACCAAAGAACCAGTCACTGTAATCCCTCCCATCATGGAGGTTCCATCCACAGAATCAGCTGCAGTGGAGGCCCTGTCCACAGGGCCAGCAGGCAGAGCGGCACTGGCCACAGAACCTGCAGCCACAGAGGCTCTGTCCACAGAGACCCTGCCCACGGAGCCAGCAAGCACAATGGCACTGGCCACAGAACGCACAGCCACGGAGTCCCTGTCCACAGGGGCCCTGTCCACAGAACCCACTGCCGCGGAGACCCTGTCCACAGAACCCACTGCCGCAGAGACCCTGTCCCCAGAGGCCCTGTCCACAGAACCCACTGCCGCGGAGACCCTGTCCACAGAACCCACTGCCACGGAGACCCTGTCCGCAGAGGCCCTGTCCACAGGATCCACTGCCACAGAGGCCCTGTTCATGGGACCCACAGTCATAGAGGCTCTGTCCACGGAACTGGCCACCACAGCAGTTCTTTCCATGGAGCCCACTACCACAGGGGCCCTGCCCACAGATCCAGCCACTGTGAAGACCCTGCCCACAAGACCTGCTACCACAAGGGGCCTAACCACAGCCCTCGCTGTGCCCTCTGACCCTCCCAAGAGCACCATTGTGGCAGTTGGCAATTCATCTGATAACTTGATCTACAAATGGAAAAATGGTCAGAGTCTTTTCCCCCGGAGCTCTGTGACCCCAAGCTCCACAGAGGGCCTGCTTGACCCCAGCTCGGTGAAGCAGTGTCTGCTGGCCATCCTCATCCTGGCCCTGGTGGCCACCATCTTCCTCATATGCACCGTGGTGCTGGCCATCCGCCTGTCCCGCAAGAACCATCTGTACCCCGTGCGCAATTACTCCCCCACCGAGATGGTCTGCATCTCATCCCTGCTGCCCGAGGGGGGTGAGGGGCCAGCTGCCATGGCCAACGGGGGCCTGCCCAAGGCCAAGAGCCAGGGCCTGAAGGCGGGGTCTGGGGAGGACCGCGAGGGGGATGACCTCACCCTGCACAGCTTCCTCCCTTAGCTCCCGGCCGGGCTGCCTGAGCAGGACCAGCCCCCAGGCGGCCTCGCTGGGCCGCCACCCATACCCAGACTCTATGCCATGGGTCCGGGCTTCCTTGGAGCCGCCTGGGGATGGGAATGTTTAGGGTGGGAACCCTGGCCGCCCTACACGGGACTGAGAACAGTCAAGGTCCAGGCACCAGACCAGGCCTGACAAACGGAGCCTCCAGTGGAGGCTGGAGAGGCCGCCTCCACCTCCCTGCctctcatgtgttttttttttttctcccatgtgTTCTTGACCCCCTCTAATGCCTCCCACGGCTGCTGGAATCTCATCCCCATGTGCCCAGGAGGACTCAGCGTTCCCTGCCCACACCCCCACTGCCACTTTCTTCTGGTGGCCATGGTCACTGCACAGGAAGGGGGCACTTTTGGGGGGGTTACACCATTCCTGAGTTCATTTCCTGTCACTCCCGGTTTGGGGTATCTCTCCCAGGAGCCCAGGGTGAGGGCTGGGCATGTGACGGCTGGACAGGCTTGGAAAGCCCAAGGCTGCAGGCTTCTCTGGGACTTTGTGGACCAATGAGCTTCCATCTGGTGACAGAGTGACCCCCGTCCCGCCCTCCCTCGCCTCCCCCTGTGGCCTTGTTTCAGGGTGGGCTCTGCCTTCTTCCCCGAAGtctcccagggcccagctcagGGGCCCGGGAGAGcacagacactcagtaaatgtttggtaaacaagcGATGGCTGAACGAACTCTTCAAGGTACCAAGGTGCTTCCTTCAGGTGGGGAGTTGGTCCTTTGCTGTTCACGCCCGGCCCCAGGCCCCTCAGGAAGACCCTAGCACGGGCTGTTGCGGTTACTTCAGGGGGCATCTTGCTGTTCCCTTGGGCAGCTGGGAGGCGGGGTTCAGGCTGTTGGAGGACAGAGGGTGCTGGCCTCAGGAACCACTTTTTTCAGCACCTCCCGTGACCCAGTTCAAGCCTACGGAATTTGGTTCCCCCGCCAAATCTCAGCCAGATACCCCTCTAAACATCAACGCCATCCTCCCCAGAAGCCCACCCTGACCCCTCTGTTCCACATGGGGCCCATCTCCCGTTAACACCCGGCGGCCCCTCCTCACAGGGGGAGCCTGGCTACATCCTACAAGGCCTTCCTACAACTGACCACCTGTCACGTAGAGTTGGGGGCCagtaaactttttcttaaagggccagaccATAAATATCTCGGGTTTGGCAGGCTTCTCGACTCTGTCATCATGGCGTGAATGCAGCGATTGACTCTGTGTCATAAATGAATGAGTTTGGCTGAATTCTATTGAAACTTTGTTTACAAACAGGCAGCTGGCTGGGTTAGGCTCTAAAAGTTAGCTTGTCCCCGACTTAAGTGTAGAGTGACCAGATGTCCCGGTTTGTTTGAGACTGCCCtgattttagcactgaaagtcctatATCATGGGATATAAGACTTTCAGCTCCAGCAATCAGGACAGTGGGTGGCCCTATTTAAGCACTGAAACCCACGTGGACCCTGAGGGTCAGATCAGGAAGCCAAAGGCTTAAGAGAAGTGAAGAGCCTGGCTTACTTCCTGACCATGgttgagctgggattcaaactcttgatttttttttttttttttttttttttttttttttgcggtacgcaggcctctcaccgctgtggcctctcccgtcgcggagcacaggctccggacgcgcaggctcagcggccatggctcacaggcgcagccgctccgcggcatgtgggatcttcccggaccggggcacgaacccgcgtcccctgcattggcaggcggactctcaaccactgcgccaccagggaagccccaaactcttGATTTTTGCTTCCCAGTGCCTTTTAGTCATTTTTGTACAGGGAGAAggacaatacacacacacacacacacatttctaccTTCTAAAACATTCATCTCAGGGGACTTTTTCTCTTCTAGAAAAATACCTCCAGGGGCCTCTTTGGGAATGCAGGACTCCTCCACTCCAGGGCATAACCTGTAGAGAGAGAGTTCAGAGAAAATGTTGAATCTGAGGGGTATTGGCTGCAGCTTGGAGAGGCGGGTTGGGGGAACAGGAGAGACTGTTCCCTTGGAAAGGCAGGAGGAACACGAAAGGCAGCAGGGCCGTGGGGGACAGAATCAGGGATAAGCAGAGAACTGTCTGCTtctaccctcccccaccccaccccgaacCTCTAGAACAAGTGTGATGCACAGGAAGTTGTGTTCAAGGTGCTTCGGCAGGGGCGCTGGTGGAGAGGGTTATCTGCCGTGGGCGggaacaactgaccctgcaggaGGCCGGTTCCTAAGGGAACAACAGGAGTTCACTTCGCCTTTGGCAGTGATCAGAAAAGTCGGGGGGAGCTCCACATCACGGCGGTGGGGACCCAGAGGCTGAAGGACTTGGGGGCACATTTGGGCAGTCCCTCTGGGGTCTTGCTTCCCCGTCCATCTGGGCAGGGAGCAGGTCTCTGCGTTCCCCTGAGGGCTCCCGGAGCGCCTCTGCTCCAGGACGTTGGTTCTCTATCTCTACTGGAAGAGGACCACCCCTCTGCCGCCTTCTCTTCAAGGTGCAGGATTTGTCAGCAGCAGGGATGGTGGGTGCTTGAAGAAGCCACCAGGGGGCGCCCGCCACCAGCTCTTGGAGCCAACGGCAGCCTGGAGCTCCCTTGGTCCAGTCTCTGAGGATGAAGGAGGGATGGTTCAAACAGGACCCAGCTCCAAACCCAGTGGGGTGCTGGTATACATTTAACAACTGGCTCGTTGGGTGGATTGGTGCCCAAGGTACGATTTGCAGTGCTTGCTAATTTCCTTGCTGTAAATGTTCCCATGGCTGATTTTGAGAAACCAACCATTTATATGGTAGATGATACAAAAAGGTAAATAATGCCAACAGGGTAGGTAATAGTAGGATGTAGTAAAATCATGAGGcagtgatgagttttgagtattgAGGACCTTGGTTTTTAATATAATGTAATTTAACTGTGAAACAACTGACTcacaaaattctgaaaatttgACAGCTGGCTCTCAGAAACTGGTACAGGCTGGCTCCTGCATCTCAGTGTGTCTTTTCCCTTGTCCAGACCTCCCCTTGCCCTTGAACATCACCCCCTGAATCTCCCCATCCGTCCACTGAGCATGAGAATCTGCCTCATCTCCATGGATCCCCTCAAACAGCCTAGGAAGGAGGAACTAggattctccccattttacagaagaggaagctgaggctcagagaggtgaagtcacctGTCCCAGGTCTTACATGAGGATCTGAGATTGGAACCCAGACCTGGATTAGAAAGCCACGTTCTTACCACTAAGTTACGCTATCCTTGAGATCACAGCGGGGTTCTGGGGGAATCCCATGCCCCAAACTCCCACCCCTGAAGACCTGTCCTGGCATCTGGAAGTCCCCCGTCAGTCACCCTTTGTGGCTTCTGGTAGCTGAGGGAAGGCATTGGGACTTGGGAGAGTGACAAGGCCGAACCCAGCTTGCAGAAAGCAATGACACAGCAGAGCTGGAACCCAGGACAGAGAGAGATGGCTGGGACAGGAGCTGGAATTTGCTGGGCACTCAGTCCATGCCCAGCCCCACGCCAAATGCTTTATCTGCCTGATCGTTTTCAGGCCTCACGACAACCTGTGACATTGGGACAATTATTATCCCACTTTACTGCTATGGAAGCTGAGGTCCAGAAAGCTGGACCGCTGGCTCTAGCAGGTCGCACTGCTAAGAAACCAGACTCTGCTGACTTCAGCTCTGgcgcagggaaggaaggagggtagaCAGGAAATGGGGGTCAGGAGGTGGCATGCTAAGTTTACTCCAGTCCCTTGTCCCTTTGGAGGGGGGGCTGCCAGCCCTGCGGGTGGTTCATCTGGCAGCTGATCTGGGCAAAGGCTCCCCAAGCCctccctccatatcccacccccacctgccaCTGAGCCAAGCCTTCCCCGATGCCTGGGATGGGGTAAGGGCTGCATAAGCCATAGCTGTTAGGAtcataaaatgcagaaaaaagactggaaggaagtaCACCAAGGTATTGAGAGGTTAGCCATCGCGTGTGGGATTGTAGGCgaattttatttgcttctttcgACTTTCCTGTGTTTCCCTAATATTTTTCGATGTA
This genomic window contains:
- the SELPLG gene encoding P-selectin glycoprotein ligand 1 isoform X2, with amino-acid sequence MFLKLLLLLALLGPGSSLQLWETWEDGTKEAPGPLLVRGRREVDEDDSDIYDYDIQTDPPEMLNYSTEAPKLLPVMGTLEQRESAGPLTPEPTTLEVARRDPAVLDAGGAATGNVSMEPVILVTLTKEPVTVIPPIMEVPSTESAAVEALSTGPAGRAALATEPAATEALSTETLPTEPASTMALATERTATESLSTGALSTEPTAAETLSTEPTAAETLSPEALSTEPTAAETLSTEPTATETLSAEALSTGSTATEALFMGPTVIEALSTELATTAVLSMEPTTTGALPTDPATVKTLPTRPATTRGLTTALAVPSDPPKSTIVAVGNSSDNLIYKWKNGQSLFPRSSVTPSSTEGLLDPSSVKQCLLAILILALVATIFLICTVVLAIRLSRKNHLYPVRNYSPTEMVCISSLLPEGGEGPAAMANGGLPKAKSQGLKAGSGEDREGDDLTLHSFLP
- the SELPLG gene encoding P-selectin glycoprotein ligand 1 isoform X1 yields the protein MWHLLAPISEPCPPHSCGAMFLKLLLLLALLGPGSSLQLWETWEDGTKEAPGPLLVRGRREVDEDDSDIYDYDIQTDPPEMLNYSTEAPKLLPVMGTLEQRESAGPLTPEPTTLEVARRDPAVLDAGGAATGNVSMEPVILVTLTKEPVTVIPPIMEVPSTESAAVEALSTGPAGRAALATEPAATEALSTETLPTEPASTMALATERTATESLSTGALSTEPTAAETLSTEPTAAETLSPEALSTEPTAAETLSTEPTATETLSAEALSTGSTATEALFMGPTVIEALSTELATTAVLSMEPTTTGALPTDPATVKTLPTRPATTRGLTTALAVPSDPPKSTIVAVGNSSDNLIYKWKNGQSLFPRSSVTPSSTEGLLDPSSVKQCLLAILILALVATIFLICTVVLAIRLSRKNHLYPVRNYSPTEMVCISSLLPEGGEGPAAMANGGLPKAKSQGLKAGSGEDREGDDLTLHSFLP